A window of Piliocolobus tephrosceles isolate RC106 chromosome 13, ASM277652v3, whole genome shotgun sequence contains these coding sequences:
- the CABP2 gene encoding calcium-binding protein 2 isoform X6, translating to MVQGPWGTVPRGPGAGALRTPGSGSAPHQGAPTPAPAPAPRSRGPPGQASRATQCSAAWWGLPASSCGPALPPPNSYDRELRPEEIEELQVAFQEFDRDRDGYIGCRELGACMRTLGYMPTEMELIEISQQISGGKVDFEDFVELMGPKLLAETADMIGVRELRDAFREFDTNGDGRISVGELRAALKALLGERLSQREVEEILQDVDLNGDGLVDFEEFVRMMSR from the exons GACCCCTGGCAGTGGCTCGGCTCCCCACCAAGGGGCTCCtaccccagccccagctccagccccaaGGAGCAGGGGGCCCCCAGGCCAGGCATCCAGGGCTACTCAGTGCTCAGCAGCCTGGTGGGGCCTGCCTGCATCTTCCTGCGGCCCAGCATTGCCGCCACCCAACTCGTAT GACCGGGAGCTGCGGCCCGAGGAGATTGAAG AGCTGCAGGTCGCCTTCCAGGAGTTTGACAGAGACCGGGACGGCTACATCGGCTGCCGGGAGCTGGGTGCCTGCATGCGGACCCTGGGCTACATGCCCACGGAGATGGAGCTCATCGAGATCTCACAACAAATCA GTGGCGGGAAGGTGGACTTTGAAGACTTCGTGGAGCTGATGGGCCCCAAGCTGCTGGCAGAGACTGCAGACATGATCGGCGTCCGGGAGCTGCGGGACGCCTTCCGGGAG TTCGACACCAACGGGGACGGCCGCATCAGCGTGGGCGAGCTCCGGGCGGCCCTCAAGGCCCTGCTGGGGGAGCGCCTCAGCCAGCGGGAGGTGGAGGAGATCCTCCAGGACGTGGACCTCAATGGGGACGGCCTGGTCGACTTTGAAG AGTTTGTGCGAATGATGTCTCGGTGA
- the CABP2 gene encoding calcium-binding protein 2 isoform X5 yields MGNCAKRPRRRGPKDPWQWLGSPPRGSYPSPSSSPKEQGAPRPGIQGYSVLSSLVGPACIFLRPSIAATQLDRELRPEEIEELQVAFQEFDRDRDGYIGCRELGACMRTLGYMPTEMELIEISQQISGGKVDFEDFVELMGPKLLAETADMIGVRELRDAFREFDTNGDGRISVGELRAALKALLGERLSQREVEEILQDVDLNGDGLVDFEEFVRMMSR; encoded by the exons GACCCCTGGCAGTGGCTCGGCTCCCCACCAAGGGGCTCCtaccccagccccagctccagccccaaGGAGCAGGGGGCCCCCAGGCCAGGCATCCAGGGCTACTCAGTGCTCAGCAGCCTGGTGGGGCCTGCCTGCATCTTCCTGCGGCCCAGCATTGCCGCCACCCAACTC GACCGGGAGCTGCGGCCCGAGGAGATTGAAG AGCTGCAGGTCGCCTTCCAGGAGTTTGACAGAGACCGGGACGGCTACATCGGCTGCCGGGAGCTGGGTGCCTGCATGCGGACCCTGGGCTACATGCCCACGGAGATGGAGCTCATCGAGATCTCACAACAAATCA GTGGCGGGAAGGTGGACTTTGAAGACTTCGTGGAGCTGATGGGCCCCAAGCTGCTGGCAGAGACTGCAGACATGATCGGCGTCCGGGAGCTGCGGGACGCCTTCCGGGAG TTCGACACCAACGGGGACGGCCGCATCAGCGTGGGCGAGCTCCGGGCGGCCCTCAAGGCCCTGCTGGGGGAGCGCCTCAGCCAGCGGGAGGTGGAGGAGATCCTCCAGGACGTGGACCTCAATGGGGACGGCCTGGTCGACTTTGAAG AGTTTGTGCGAATGATGTCTCGGTGA